A single region of the Fimbriimonadaceae bacterium genome encodes:
- a CDS encoding MCP four helix bundle domain-containing protein yields the protein MKWFSNLKIGRKLAIAFGICILLTSVMGIIAMQRISQLGSQSVEFTKELALLELLGDLDADILKFVRAEKNHILSENATEREKHQASAAKFKKESEEALGKLEEYLHTPNGEKFSAKLHELLPVYYANADKVFVLSNAEKDIEAQTQSRSGRKYLDEIDSAMEEFEVYVAGKIEKEKAIATKTISSSRATMIGLIVFVVVVALASGLMITRTISGALSQVQKAAKGLAVGDINQEITINTKDEFGDLAADFRELIDQQSQIARAAEAVASGNLAVHVQPKSTNDVLGQAFSSMLDNLRNLVSEVAKTTQNVTKSSESLSAIATQSSSASEEISLAIQQVVTGATESAETSTQIARGSEQLAIGASDASIAMEKLDNAVAQVQEGSEKQTTATARANETAMEGGKAVQATIESMDRISKQVAISEEAVRDLGEKQAQIGAIVQAIDEIAEQTNLLALNAAIEAARAGEHGRGFAVVAEEVRKLAERSSESTKEIASLISTIRAGVDRATNSMATSAEEVAEGSKFSDATKNALAEILEVIANVRELAEQNATLVASMGTNARTVSDAITNVASVSQETAAGAEEMSASAEEMAAATEEASAAVQQQTAGISEVSRMAGDLMAVSVELQELVAKFTLGDDGDNSHPLTLAA from the coding sequence ATGAAATGGTTTTCTAACTTGAAAATCGGTCGAAAGCTGGCTATCGCGTTTGGGATATGTATCCTCTTGACGAGTGTTATGGGGATCATTGCGATGCAGCGCATATCTCAGCTCGGGTCGCAGTCTGTGGAGTTTACAAAGGAGCTTGCTCTTCTGGAACTGCTTGGAGACCTTGACGCCGACATTCTGAAGTTTGTTCGTGCGGAAAAGAATCACATTCTGTCTGAGAACGCTACCGAGAGGGAGAAGCACCAAGCAAGCGCTGCCAAGTTCAAGAAAGAGTCTGAAGAGGCTTTGGGCAAGCTTGAAGAGTATTTGCACACACCCAACGGAGAGAAGTTCAGTGCAAAGCTGCACGAGCTCTTGCCCGTGTATTACGCTAACGCCGACAAGGTTTTTGTACTTTCGAATGCTGAAAAAGATATCGAGGCGCAAACCCAGTCACGAAGTGGACGGAAATACCTTGACGAGATCGACAGTGCAATGGAGGAGTTTGAGGTCTACGTTGCTGGCAAGATCGAAAAGGAAAAAGCGATCGCCACAAAGACCATCTCTTCTTCTCGAGCAACGATGATTGGGCTCATCGTCTTTGTCGTCGTAGTTGCTCTCGCCTCTGGATTAATGATCACAAGAACGATCAGTGGAGCGTTATCTCAGGTGCAAAAGGCTGCAAAAGGCTTAGCAGTGGGCGACATCAATCAAGAGATCACCATCAATACAAAGGACGAATTTGGCGACCTTGCGGCGGACTTCCGAGAATTGATTGACCAGCAGTCGCAGATTGCACGAGCTGCGGAAGCAGTAGCAAGCGGAAATCTTGCCGTTCATGTACAACCTAAGTCGACCAATGACGTTCTCGGGCAAGCTTTCTCAAGCATGCTGGATAACCTTCGAAACCTGGTTTCAGAAGTTGCGAAAACGACTCAAAATGTGACGAAGTCCAGCGAGTCACTGAGCGCCATCGCCACTCAATCGAGCTCGGCATCAGAAGAGATCAGCCTTGCGATACAGCAGGTTGTGACGGGCGCTACAGAGTCCGCTGAAACGAGCACACAGATTGCTCGTGGCAGCGAACAGCTGGCTATCGGCGCTTCCGACGCAAGCATCGCGATGGAGAAGCTGGATAACGCTGTCGCCCAGGTTCAGGAAGGCAGCGAAAAGCAAACCACTGCCACCGCACGTGCCAATGAAACGGCAATGGAAGGCGGCAAAGCTGTTCAAGCGACAATTGAAAGCATGGATCGCATCTCGAAGCAGGTTGCTATCTCTGAGGAAGCGGTTCGTGACCTTGGTGAAAAGCAGGCTCAGATCGGCGCGATTGTCCAAGCTATCGACGAGATTGCCGAGCAGACAAACCTGCTTGCCCTGAATGCCGCTATTGAAGCAGCAAGAGCAGGCGAGCATGGCCGCGGCTTTGCCGTCGTTGCCGAAGAGGTTCGCAAGCTTGCCGAGCGATCCAGCGAATCGACTAAAGAGATCGCCTCGCTTATCTCTACGATTCGAGCGGGCGTCGACCGTGCTACTAACTCGATGGCGACAAGCGCCGAAGAGGTTGCCGAAGGGTCAAAATTCAGCGATGCCACCAAGAATGCTCTTGCGGAAATCCTTGAGGTTATCGCGAATGTTCGAGAGTTGGCAGAGCAGAATGCGACCTTGGTTGCAAGCATGGGTACCAACGCACGCACCGTCAGTGACGCGATCACCAATGTGGCTTCCGTAAGTCAAGAGACGGCTGCAGGAGCCGAAGAGATGAGCGCATCTGCTGAGGAGATGGCTGCAGCAACCGAAGAGGCCTCTGCCGCAGTTCAGCAGCAGACGGCTGGGATTTCGGAGGTTAGCCGAATGGCTGGCGATCTCATGGCAGTTTCTGTTGAACTGCAAGAGCTGGTCGCCAAGTTCACACTCGGTGAT